A portion of the Clostridiisalibacter paucivorans DSM 22131 genome contains these proteins:
- the hepT gene encoding type VII toxin-antitoxin system HepT family RNase toxin, with protein MVKPRILKQRFTQLNISITKLKKYTDITWDDFIKDDIVQDVVEYNLFISINMLVDIATHIVSDENMGNPKTMGDAFEILYKQRIITKENEETYKKMVGFRNILSHEYIRINKKIVYDILKNNIKDLEKFILTINDKFKII; from the coding sequence ATGGTTAAGCCTAGAATTTTAAAACAGAGGTTTACTCAGTTAAATATATCAATTACAAAGTTAAAAAAATACACAGATATAACTTGGGATGATTTTATTAAAGATGATATAGTTCAAGATGTTGTAGAGTATAATTTATTTATTTCTATAAATATGTTGGTAGATATAGCAACACATATAGTTTCAGATGAAAATATGGGCAATCCAAAAACTATGGGAGATGCATTTGAAATATTGTATAAACAACGCATAATAACAAAAGAGAATGAAGAAACATATAAAAAAATGGTTGGTTTTAGAAATATATTATCTCATGAGTATATTCGCATAAATAAAAAAATAGTATATGATATATTAAAAAATAATATTAAAGATTTGGAGAAATTTATATTAACCATAAATGATAAGTTTAAAATTATATAA
- a CDS encoding Cof-type HAD-IIB family hydrolase, translated as MYKLIVTDMDGTLLNEDNKIEDRVKKSIEYAKEKGIKIILASGREYNSILPYAKELGATDMLITMNGAMVTDIQGNIIFEEVIDNDVCENIVQMAMKNDTFPILFIDNNLYANREEDRLELFKHYTTSPIHIFKDLKKLSQEKPISKFILIDDIEKIKVFQQILKKKFGEKINIDRSKPEALEIYSKKTDKGLMVQKVADYYGIEKEEIIAIGDGENDISMISYAGMGVAMENALEELKKEAQFVTKDNSNNGVGYAIEKLI; from the coding sequence ATGTATAAATTGATCGTGACAGATATGGACGGTACATTATTAAATGAAGACAATAAGATTGAAGATAGAGTAAAGAAAAGCATAGAGTATGCAAAGGAAAAAGGCATAAAGATAATACTTGCATCGGGAAGGGAGTATAACTCCATACTGCCCTATGCAAAAGAGCTGGGTGCAACAGATATGCTAATAACCATGAATGGGGCCATGGTGACCGATATACAGGGCAATATCATATTTGAAGAGGTAATAGACAATGATGTGTGTGAAAATATAGTACAGATGGCCATGAAAAATGACACATTCCCAATATTATTTATAGACAATAACCTATATGCCAATAGGGAAGAAGATAGACTGGAATTATTTAAGCATTACACCACTAGTCCCATACATATATTTAAAGATCTGAAAAAATTATCCCAGGAAAAACCTATTAGTAAATTTATATTGATAGACGATATAGAAAAAATAAAGGTATTTCAACAGATACTAAAGAAAAAATTTGGAGAAAAAATAAATATAGATAGATCAAAACCTGAAGCATTGGAGATATATAGTAAAAAGACAGATAAAGGATTGATGGTACAGAAAGTTGCTGATTACTATGGTATAGAAAAAGAAGAAATTATTGCCATAGGAGATGGAGAAAATGATATATCCATGATATCATATGCAGGAATGGGTGTAGCCATGGAGAATGCACTGGAAGAGTTGAAAAAAGAGGCCCAATTTGTAACCAAAGATAATTCCAACAATGGAGTAGGCTATGCCATAGAAAAACTGATATAA